One region of Clostridiales bacterium genomic DNA includes:
- a CDS encoding bacteriophage Gp15 family protein translates to MNTGLPKAACIGGRCFRIRSDFREILDICAALNDPELTDQDRAEVAVKIFYPDWDQITDMAAAVKFMLWFLDGGVDRGDQRQQPKQMDWEQDFPMIIAPINRVAGQDVRALPYMHWWTFVGYYMEIGDCTFSTILDIRRKLRKHKELEKWEREYYDENRELIDFKSAHLTDDEDEFIRQLMTGGVRDG, encoded by the coding sequence ATGAATACCGGCCTGCCGAAGGCAGCATGTATCGGCGGCCGGTGTTTTCGTATCCGAAGCGACTTCCGAGAAATTCTGGACATCTGCGCCGCGCTGAATGACCCAGAGCTGACAGATCAGGATCGCGCCGAAGTGGCGGTCAAGATCTTTTATCCGGACTGGGATCAGATCACGGACATGGCCGCCGCGGTGAAATTCATGCTGTGGTTTTTAGACGGCGGTGTGGATCGCGGCGACCAGCGGCAGCAGCCGAAGCAGATGGACTGGGAACAGGATTTCCCGATGATCATTGCGCCGATCAACCGCGTAGCTGGGCAGGACGTGCGCGCGCTGCCGTATATGCACTGGTGGACGTTCGTCGGCTACTACATGGAGATCGGTGACTGCACATTTTCCACGATCCTGGACATCCGGCGGAAGCTGCGCAAGCACAAGGAGCTGGAAAAGTGGGAACGCGAATACTACGACGAAAACCGGGAATTGATTGATTTCAAGTCGGCGCATCTGACCGATGACGAAGATGAATTCATCCGGCAGCTGATGACAGGGGGTGTGCGCGATGGCTGA
- a CDS encoding minor capsid protein gives MSGIKHYKDVSYVKGHVRVNLRFAKYGPRFAKAQEWLGRQVLADSKLYMPLKTGSLQQRSYVAEGGRQVVFPGPYARYLYMGKVMVDPETGSPWARKDAVKVATDRDLRFATGVPHWAEVAQNEHGKEWAAECKRIILGESNG, from the coding sequence ATGAGCGGCATCAAGCACTATAAGGACGTCAGCTATGTCAAAGGGCACGTCCGGGTAAATCTCCGGTTCGCCAAATACGGCCCGCGATTCGCCAAAGCGCAGGAATGGCTCGGCCGGCAGGTGTTGGCGGACAGCAAGCTGTATATGCCGCTGAAAACCGGCAGCCTGCAGCAGCGTTCATACGTCGCAGAAGGTGGCCGGCAGGTTGTGTTCCCAGGCCCATATGCACGGTATCTGTATATGGGTAAGGTCATGGTCGACCCGGAAACCGGTTCACCGTGGGCGCGCAAGGACGCTGTGAAAGTTGCGACCGACCGCGATCTGCGGTTTGCGACCGGCGTGCCGCACTGGGCGGAAGTGGCCCAAAACGAACACGGCAAGGAATGGGCCGCGGAGTGCAAGCGGATCATCCTGGGGGAATCAAATGGTTGA
- a CDS encoding phage scaffolding protein: MKNIETILSDFGITIPEGKAADLRKAVAENYKTVAEFTKLQERHDALDTSLKDVQGKLAAFDGVDVAALKGQITTLTNDLQTERDNRKKDAAAVKLRSTVDTFLSGKHFVNDITRESITDKLVTALGSDDARGKSIDDLFTGLVTDQNGKEIPGILVADPASKARFSSGHSGMVPPAGGAKEYVAQKYKNNPFFRG, from the coding sequence ATGAAGAACATCGAGACCATTCTTTCCGACTTCGGTATCACGATTCCGGAAGGAAAGGCGGCGGATCTGCGCAAGGCCGTCGCCGAAAACTACAAGACCGTGGCGGAATTCACCAAGCTGCAGGAACGCCACGACGCGCTGGACACATCGCTGAAAGACGTGCAGGGCAAGCTTGCCGCCTTTGACGGCGTGGATGTCGCAGCGCTGAAGGGTCAGATCACGACCCTGACCAATGACCTGCAGACCGAGAGGGACAACCGCAAGAAGGACGCTGCCGCCGTGAAGCTGCGCAGTACGGTGGACACGTTCCTGTCGGGCAAGCATTTCGTCAACGACATCACGCGCGAAAGCATCACGGACAAGCTTGTGACAGCTCTGGGTTCCGACGATGCGCGCGGCAAGTCGATCGACGACCTGTTTACCGGCCTTGTCACCGATCAGAACGGCAAGGAGATTCCCGGCATCCTTGTGGCCGATCCCGCCAGCAAGGCGCGCTTTTCGTCCGGTCACAGCGGCATGGTGCCGCCGGCGGGGGGCGCAAAAGAATACGTAGCCCAGAAATACAAAAACAACCCGTTTTTCAGGGGCTAA
- a CDS encoding phage minor capsid protein has product MITPEQFQEIGETLLPLLDGLTEWIARDMIERFMIRFGRGEKKLLTGTDEWQAWVLEQAGGNLDEIQKALAKNTGKSQQEIAKIFKDSGIQAAKADAEASAVTFSGLSPRMMAIITDAYERTVGEISNITRTTAGVTNQAFIDICDAAYWKVRTGAQPYTAAMLDGVKALGQVQPIVRYPSGHKDTLEVAVLRCIRTGVAQSSGNMTIQQCKDMGWNHVLVSQHLGARVSDTDPIADHAGWQGKVYCIDGKDAQFDNLLDATGYPENPLGLCGYNCCHSFTPFLPGVSQNHNKPIDTEANRRAYELSQTQRAMERRIRAQKRKCAALHTAVKNCEDPAAKAKLQEKYTQSAKRLQAQNAAYTKFCADNDLKPYHERLAVAGWDRSAASTASAAARVQQKITGVQLPSGLPTKAVENSENSSTIKSIDIDDFKMMADTQNILPEVSDTIGETIKEFESNGDMYISSARFGDFYDDTTGSSALFQVFTNQYGLAEININSRILGGLTIKEADAMIANTKSNLPQSLKEAVIHECGHAKLIHGLSVEEVEKLYAALGNVHIEGISATAFSDGAECIAEVEVLLSRNAEVPKEAKALYDKYIKGGRK; this is encoded by the coding sequence ATGATTACCCCGGAACAGTTTCAGGAAATCGGCGAAACCCTGCTGCCGCTGCTGGACGGCCTGACGGAATGGATCGCGCGAGACATGATCGAGCGCTTCATGATCCGGTTCGGCCGCGGAGAAAAGAAGCTGCTGACCGGCACGGACGAGTGGCAGGCGTGGGTGCTGGAACAGGCTGGAGGGAATCTGGATGAAATCCAGAAGGCGCTAGCCAAAAACACCGGAAAATCGCAGCAGGAAATCGCGAAGATCTTCAAGGACAGCGGTATTCAGGCGGCAAAGGCAGACGCCGAAGCTTCCGCTGTGACGTTTTCCGGCCTGTCGCCCCGCATGATGGCGATCATTACAGACGCCTATGAACGCACGGTCGGTGAAATATCCAACATCACGCGCACAACGGCCGGCGTGACCAATCAGGCGTTTATCGACATCTGCGACGCGGCGTATTGGAAAGTGCGCACCGGCGCGCAGCCCTATACCGCTGCCATGCTCGACGGCGTGAAGGCGCTGGGGCAGGTGCAGCCGATCGTGCGCTATCCGTCCGGCCATAAGGACACGCTGGAAGTGGCGGTGCTGCGCTGCATCCGCACCGGCGTGGCGCAGTCATCCGGGAACATGACGATCCAGCAGTGCAAAGACATGGGCTGGAATCATGTGCTGGTGTCGCAGCATCTTGGCGCGCGTGTGTCCGATACCGACCCAATCGCCGATCATGCCGGCTGGCAGGGCAAGGTGTACTGCATCGACGGCAAGGACGCGCAGTTTGATAACCTGCTGGATGCGACCGGCTACCCGGAGAACCCGCTGGGCCTGTGCGGCTATAACTGCTGCCATTCTTTTACGCCGTTCCTGCCGGGCGTCAGTCAGAATCACAACAAGCCTATCGACACCGAAGCCAACCGACGCGCGTATGAGCTGTCGCAGACGCAGCGCGCGATGGAACGCCGCATCCGTGCACAGAAGCGCAAGTGTGCGGCGCTGCATACGGCCGTGAAAAACTGTGAAGATCCGGCAGCCAAGGCAAAGCTGCAGGAGAAATACACGCAGTCCGCCAAGCGCCTGCAGGCGCAGAACGCGGCCTACACGAAGTTCTGCGCCGATAACGACCTGAAACCATACCACGAGCGGCTGGCCGTTGCGGGCTGGGATCGCTCGGCGGCGTCAACCGCGTCTGCGGCGGCGCGGGTACAACAGAAGATCACCGGTGTGCAGCTCCCGTCTGGGCTGCCTACAAAAGCGGTTGAAAATTCCGAAAATAGTAGTACAATAAAATCGATTGACATTGACGACTTCAAAATGATGGCGGATACCCAAAATATCCTTCCGGAAGTATCGGACACTATAGGCGAAACAATAAAAGAATTTGAATCGAACGGAGATATGTACATTTCTTCCGCACGGTTTGGCGATTTTTATGATGATACAACCGGAAGCTCTGCTCTGTTTCAGGTGTTTACTAATCAGTACGGATTAGCCGAAATCAATATTAACAGCCGGATTCTTGGCGGATTGACTATTAAAGAGGCTGACGCAATGATTGCAAATACCAAAAGCAATTTGCCGCAAAGCCTTAAAGAAGCAGTTATACATGAGTGTGGTCATGCAAAGCTTATACACGGGTTGAGTGTTGAAGAAGTCGAAAAACTCTATGCAGCTTTAGGGAATGTTCACATAGAAGGTATCAGCGCAACAGCCTTTAGTGATGGTGCCGAGTGCATTGCGGAAGTGGAAGTCCTGTTAAGCAGAAATGCAGAAGTCCCGAAAGAAGCAAAAGCGCTATATGATAAATATATTAAGGGGGGAAGAAAATGA
- a CDS encoding PBSX family phage terminase large subunit gives MNLTPKQRAFADFYIELGNATEAARRAGYSAKTAKSIGAENLTKPDIKIYIARRQEKIESERTASLKEIQELRTAIMRGQEKDQFGIETSIADRLRAAGDLEKSLRIKEEQETRAAARASAHYELPARVIGRAFVDINRRIQPNMTYVFEGGRGGLKSSYISLKIVELLKNNPTMHACIIRKMGNTLKDSVYAQMKWAINELGLYDEFNCKLSPLEIVLKETGQTIYFRGCDDPLKLKSIKPPFGYIGILWKEEKDQLCGPEEERSINQSVLRGGADSYDFSSYNPPKSKSSWVNKERLVPNPGRVFHHSSYTEAPPEWLGAKFISDAEHLKEVNPAAYEHEYEGVANGDGGSVFDYLEQREITDEEISHFDRIFQGEDWGWYPDPYCFIRCYYDSDREAVYIFAEHYVSKESNEQTARWIIEHGYDDYTITADSAEPKSVNDHREMGLPVTGAVKGPGSIEHGMKWLQRRRIIIDPVRCPNAAKEFQEYEYERDRDGNIVTGYPDVNNHSIDATRYALEPLTMRRGASA, from the coding sequence ATGAATCTCACGCCAAAGCAGCGCGCTTTTGCGGATTTTTACATCGAATTGGGCAACGCGACCGAGGCGGCGCGCAGAGCAGGGTACTCGGCGAAAACCGCCAAATCCATCGGAGCGGAAAACCTGACAAAACCTGACATAAAAATCTATATAGCGCGGCGGCAGGAAAAAATCGAATCCGAGCGCACGGCATCCCTGAAAGAGATCCAGGAGCTGCGCACGGCGATCATGCGTGGGCAGGAAAAAGACCAGTTCGGCATCGAAACCTCCATCGCTGACCGTCTACGCGCAGCCGGCGACCTTGAGAAGTCGCTGCGCATCAAGGAAGAGCAGGAAACAAGGGCGGCGGCGCGTGCATCTGCGCACTATGAGCTGCCTGCGCGCGTCATCGGCCGGGCGTTTGTCGACATCAACCGGCGCATTCAGCCGAACATGACGTACGTCTTCGAGGGCGGCCGCGGCGGCCTGAAATCGTCGTATATATCCCTGAAAATCGTCGAGCTGCTGAAAAACAACCCGACGATGCACGCCTGTATCATCCGCAAGATGGGCAACACCCTGAAAGACAGCGTGTATGCCCAGATGAAATGGGCAATCAATGAATTGGGGCTTTACGACGAATTCAACTGCAAACTGTCGCCGCTGGAAATCGTGCTGAAAGAAACCGGCCAGACGATCTATTTTCGCGGCTGTGACGACCCGCTGAAACTGAAATCCATCAAGCCGCCGTTTGGCTATATCGGCATCCTGTGGAAGGAAGAAAAAGACCAGCTTTGCGGGCCGGAAGAAGAACGTTCTATCAACCAATCCGTGCTGCGTGGCGGCGCGGATTCTTACGACTTTTCGTCCTATAACCCGCCAAAAAGCAAATCCAGCTGGGTCAACAAGGAGCGGCTTGTCCCGAATCCGGGGCGCGTTTTCCATCATTCCAGCTACACGGAAGCGCCGCCGGAATGGCTGGGCGCGAAGTTTATCTCCGATGCGGAGCACCTGAAGGAAGTCAACCCGGCAGCATACGAACACGAATACGAGGGCGTGGCCAACGGCGACGGCGGCAGCGTCTTTGACTATCTGGAACAGCGGGAGATCACAGACGAAGAGATTTCACATTTCGACCGCATCTTCCAGGGCGAGGACTGGGGCTGGTATCCCGACCCGTATTGCTTCATCCGTTGCTACTACGACAGCGACCGCGAGGCGGTGTATATCTTCGCAGAACACTACGTCAGCAAGGAATCGAACGAACAGACGGCGCGTTGGATCATCGAGCACGGCTATGACGATTACACCATCACGGCGGATTCGGCCGAACCGAAAAGCGTCAACGACCACCGTGAAATGGGCCTGCCTGTCACCGGTGCTGTCAAAGGCCCGGGGTCGATCGAACACGGCATGAAGTGGCTGCAGCGCAGGCGCATCATCATCGACCCGGTGCGCTGCCCGAACGCGGCAAAGGAATTTCAGGAATACGAATACGAGCGGGATCGGGACGGCAACATCGTCACCGGATACCCGGACGTGAATAACCATAGCATCGACGCCACGCGGTACGCACTGGAACCGCTGACGATGCGCAGGGGGGCAAGTGCATGA
- a CDS encoding DUF1492 domain-containing protein, with translation MLDWKREAADELRNYMNRKAAIANISDQIADLATEITSIRSASADGSPVAGGSNGRDDALVNNILKRERLEEAQRLTENRVRRVDRALNQLSERDRCVLQRFYITPCIGGVERLCRELAIEKTTAYRWKDCALRNFTITMYGLTET, from the coding sequence ATGTTGGACTGGAAGCGGGAGGCGGCTGATGAGCTGCGCAACTACATGAACCGAAAGGCGGCAATTGCAAACATCAGCGATCAGATCGCTGACCTGGCGACGGAGATCACGAGCATCCGCAGTGCCTCGGCGGACGGCAGTCCGGTCGCCGGCGGCTCAAACGGCCGGGACGATGCGCTCGTCAACAACATCCTGAAGCGCGAGCGGCTGGAAGAGGCGCAGCGCTTGACCGAGAACCGGGTGCGCCGCGTGGATCGTGCCTTGAATCAGCTCTCAGAGCGGGACCGCTGCGTGCTGCAGCGCTTTTACATCACGCCGTGCATCGGCGGCGTTGAGCGGCTGTGCCGGGAATTGGCCATCGAGAAAACGACCGCTTACCGTTGGAAGGATTGCGCACTGCGGAATTTTACAATCACAATGTACGGCCTCACAGAGACGTGA
- a CDS encoding DUF4406 domain-containing protein, whose translation MKIYISGKIAGDPDYKGKFARAVAQLERLGATVINPVTAPEGLTKLDYMRICFAEMEAVDYVVFLPDWVESAGAKLERAWCDYVGVPTADWDGFRVDMLVRKSHGCTFRELLVMEHPDKVDACFIGGCAGCPEEYGYEPGNGTECLCEKNWNTKKSVPQICTECWDRIVPGSEAV comes from the coding sequence ATGAAAATCTACATATCAGGGAAAATCGCCGGTGATCCGGACTATAAGGGAAAATTCGCCCGAGCGGTTGCACAACTTGAGCGGCTGGGCGCGACGGTCATCAATCCGGTCACAGCGCCGGAGGGGCTGACCAAGCTGGACTATATGCGCATCTGCTTCGCTGAGATGGAGGCGGTGGACTACGTTGTGTTCCTTCCGGACTGGGTGGAATCCGCCGGCGCGAAGCTGGAACGCGCGTGGTGTGACTATGTCGGCGTGCCGACGGCAGACTGGGACGGTTTTCGGGTAGATATGCTTGTAAGGAAGTCGCACGGCTGCACATTCCGCGAGCTGCTGGTTATGGAGCATCCGGACAAGGTGGATGCATGCTTCATCGGCGGGTGTGCGGGATGTCCGGAGGAATACGGATATGAGCCGGGAAATGGTACTGAATGTCTATGCGAAAAGAACTGGAATACAAAGAAAAGCGTGCCGCAGATATGCACAGAGTGCTGGGATCGCATCGTCCCGGGGAGCGAGGCGGTGTGA
- a CDS encoding DNA cytosine methyltransferase, protein MLRTQETLDGEIIVDSFAGGGGASTGIELALGRVVNVAINHDPAAIRMHEANHPYTEHYQASVWDVDPETVCRGRPVALAWFSPDCKHFSKAKGAALVDRKIRGLAWIALRWAAKVRPRVIILENVEEFQTWGPVRKGKPVKKLAGTTFQKFVGQLRALGYTVEWRELVAADYGAPTTRRRLVLIARCDGRAIVWPERTHAPRDSAEVRSGKLLPWRSAAEIIDWSLPCPSIFSTKDEIHERYGISSVRPLADNTMRRIIRGVDKFTIKSGAPFIVDCNHSRGGHVTDSQEPCKTITAKHTGGICRTVLTPLTMTNTSNSVGAPVSEPMNTVRTGGGGGQMLLSPSLIQYHTEKTESARAAGLDKPVCTVDASNRYGLTCANLVEYYGRGRPLDVQSPMHAVTSHDREAVVAAHVVKYKRDEVGTRPSEPLPTQTAGGVFGCCKAVLCKIGTSERLHYWPQIRDLLNRYCGYALGTDDLLLLSIGGVLYYIADIGLRMLSPRELYNAMGFPPDYIIDHDAAGKPYPKTQQVARCGNAVCPPMAAAVVAANLPEYAVPGKIETMAALADAVAM, encoded by the coding sequence ATGCTGCGTACACAGGAGACGCTTGACGGCGAGATCATCGTTGACAGCTTTGCCGGTGGCGGCGGCGCGTCCACGGGAATCGAGCTAGCGCTTGGGCGCGTCGTCAATGTGGCAATCAATCACGACCCGGCAGCGATCCGGATGCACGAGGCGAACCATCCGTACACGGAGCATTACCAGGCATCTGTCTGGGATGTGGATCCGGAGACGGTCTGCCGAGGGCGGCCGGTGGCGCTGGCATGGTTCTCGCCGGACTGCAAGCATTTTTCAAAGGCAAAGGGCGCGGCGCTTGTTGACCGCAAGATCCGGGGCCTTGCGTGGATTGCCCTGCGCTGGGCGGCGAAGGTGCGCCCGCGCGTCATCATCCTTGAAAACGTCGAAGAGTTCCAGACGTGGGGGCCGGTGCGTAAGGGGAAGCCGGTAAAGAAACTGGCCGGTACGACGTTCCAGAAGTTTGTCGGGCAGCTTCGGGCACTTGGGTATACCGTGGAATGGCGCGAGCTGGTGGCAGCCGACTATGGTGCGCCGACTACCAGACGTCGGCTGGTGCTGATTGCCCGCTGCGACGGACGTGCGATCGTCTGGCCGGAGCGCACACACGCCCCGCGAGACAGTGCGGAAGTGCGCAGCGGAAAACTGCTGCCATGGCGCAGCGCAGCGGAGATCATCGACTGGTCGCTGCCGTGCCCTTCAATTTTTTCGACGAAGGATGAAATCCACGAGCGGTACGGCATTTCCAGCGTCCGGCCGCTGGCGGACAACACCATGCGCCGCATTATTCGCGGCGTGGACAAGTTCACGATCAAATCCGGGGCACCGTTCATCGTTGATTGTAACCATTCCAGAGGTGGGCACGTCACGGATAGCCAAGAGCCGTGTAAAACGATTACGGCAAAGCACACCGGTGGCATTTGCCGGACGGTCCTCACGCCGCTGACGATGACGAACACCAGCAACAGTGTCGGGGCACCGGTCTCCGAACCAATGAACACAGTCCGTACAGGCGGAGGCGGCGGGCAGATGCTGCTATCGCCGTCACTGATCCAGTACCACACGGAGAAAACAGAAAGCGCCCGAGCGGCTGGACTGGATAAGCCCGTCTGCACGGTGGACGCCTCGAACCGTTACGGCCTTACCTGCGCGAATCTGGTGGAGTATTACGGCAGAGGCCGGCCGTTGGATGTGCAAAGCCCGATGCATGCGGTCACGAGTCACGACCGGGAAGCCGTGGTTGCTGCACATGTAGTCAAGTACAAGCGGGACGAGGTCGGCACACGGCCGTCGGAGCCGCTGCCGACACAGACAGCGGGCGGCGTGTTTGGCTGCTGCAAGGCAGTGCTTTGTAAAATCGGCACATCCGAGCGGCTTCACTACTGGCCGCAGATCCGCGATCTGCTGAACCGGTACTGTGGCTACGCACTGGGCACGGATGACCTGCTGCTCCTGTCAATCGGCGGGGTGCTGTACTATATCGCGGATATCGGCTTGCGGATGCTGTCGCCTCGGGAGCTGTACAACGCCATGGGCTTTCCGCCGGATTACATCATCGACCATGATGCGGCCGGAAAGCCTTACCCGAAGACACAGCAAGTAGCCAGATGCGGCAATGCCGTCTGCCCGCCGATGGCTGCGGCCGTTGTGGCAGCGAACCTCCCGGAGTATGCAGTGCCCGGGAAAATTGAGACAATGGCCGCACTCGCTGATGCGGTGGCTATGTAA
- a CDS encoding Holliday junction resolvase RecU: MGISMDSLPPRYQKQAARKLDPVAYEKALQFFHAEESAKNPARQAQGSISRATGEGFEAQILTACAYYRAHGIAEIDKTPEPIKVISGRHQNASGCWSFEAVFTKQAQPDFQGTIDGGRSVVFEAKATDKDRILQSAVTHEQAYAMQSHAQKGALVFVLVCLRGRAVYRVPWEVWWRMKEHFGHKYMTAEELEPYRVQMRRGVILFLGDPE, translated from the coding sequence ATGGGCATCAGCATGGACAGCCTTCCGCCGCGCTATCAGAAACAGGCGGCGCGCAAGCTGGATCCTGTGGCGTATGAAAAGGCGCTGCAGTTTTTCCACGCCGAGGAGTCGGCGAAAAACCCGGCGCGTCAGGCACAGGGGAGTATCAGCCGTGCGACCGGGGAAGGCTTTGAGGCGCAGATTCTCACGGCCTGCGCGTATTACCGGGCGCATGGCATCGCGGAGATCGACAAGACGCCGGAGCCGATCAAGGTCATTTCCGGCCGGCATCAGAACGCGAGCGGCTGCTGGTCGTTCGAGGCGGTTTTCACCAAGCAGGCGCAGCCGGATTTTCAGGGCACGATCGACGGCGGCCGCAGCGTTGTATTTGAAGCCAAGGCCACGGACAAAGACCGCATCCTGCAGAGCGCGGTGACGCACGAGCAGGCATATGCCATGCAGTCGCACGCCCAGAAGGGCGCACTGGTCTTTGTGCTGGTGTGTCTGCGCGGTCGCGCGGTCTATCGCGTGCCGTGGGAAGTCTGGTGGCGGATGAAGGAGCATTTCGGCCATAAGTACATGACAGCCGAGGAGCTGGAGCCGTACCGGGTGCAGATGCGCCGGGGCGTGATCCTGTTTCTCGGCGATCCGGAGTGA
- a CDS encoding AbrB/MazE/SpoVT family DNA-binding domain-containing protein, giving the protein MKATGIVRRVDELGRITLPRELRRALDLQEKDPVEIYTDGKGIILRKYAPGCAFCGSVNDIRYIHGTPVCNICANNMQMLYRTAEGSDDE; this is encoded by the coding sequence ATGAAAGCAACAGGAATCGTCAGAAGGGTCGACGAGCTCGGCCGCATCACGCTCCCGAGGGAGCTGCGCCGGGCGCTCGATCTCCAGGAGAAAGACCCTGTCGAGATCTACACGGACGGGAAAGGCATCATTCTGCGCAAGTACGCGCCTGGTTGCGCGTTCTGCGGCAGCGTGAACGACATCCGGTACATTCACGGCACGCCGGTGTGCAATATCTGCGCGAACAACATGCAGATGCTGTACCGAACGGCAGAGGGGAGTGACGACGAATGA
- a CDS encoding helix-turn-helix domain-containing protein has product MNSEIFYDKKIFAQNLCRLMKESGERQTDIAKLLKVSKSTVSEYCKGQQMPRMDKIEMLSIHFGVSKSELLESSELTGSTSPKDAQRPERKNVVRIAGRDGSYVEKNLSDEQVAALKTLIDQLPEADDL; this is encoded by the coding sequence TTGAACAGCGAAATATTCTACGATAAAAAAATCTTCGCACAGAACCTTTGCCGTCTCATGAAAGAGAGCGGCGAAAGACAGACCGACATTGCAAAGCTGTTAAAAGTAAGCAAGTCTACTGTATCAGAATACTGCAAGGGGCAACAAATGCCCCGTATGGACAAAATCGAAATGCTCTCTATTCACTTCGGAGTCTCTAAGTCCGAACTACTTGAATCAAGCGAGCTTACAGGCTCAACTTCGCCAAAGGATGCGCAACGGCCAGAGCGCAAAAACGTTGTCCGCATTGCCGGCCGCGACGGTTCTTATGTCGAGAAGAATTTGAGCGACGAACAAGTCGCCGCTCTGAAAACGCTCATCGATCAGCTCCCGGAAGCCGATGACCTCTGA
- a CDS encoding ImmA/IrrE family metallo-endopeptidase, with the protein MNYQDYKDARDASWRILIDCKVTELPVKISGVCRALGVSVRRYTPAERDNNDGMSTVIGGAPTIMVSSLAIPARQRFTCAHELGHIILGHVGRYDLVCREPAPDDNPIEQAANVFASRLLAPACVLWGCSVQSAEDIERLCDISRAAAEFRWTRMQELYWRKRFLTSPLERLVYDQFADYIRGHRLPGADR; encoded by the coding sequence GTGAACTATCAAGACTACAAAGACGCGCGCGATGCATCGTGGCGCATCCTGATCGACTGCAAGGTGACGGAGCTGCCGGTCAAGATCAGCGGCGTGTGCCGGGCGCTGGGCGTGTCTGTGCGGCGGTATACGCCGGCCGAGCGGGACAACAACGACGGTATGTCCACCGTCATCGGCGGCGCGCCGACGATCATGGTGTCCAGCTTGGCGATCCCGGCGCGGCAGCGCTTTACCTGCGCGCATGAGCTGGGCCACATCATCCTGGGCCACGTCGGCCGGTATGACCTCGTGTGCCGTGAGCCAGCCCCGGACGACAATCCCATCGAGCAGGCGGCCAACGTGTTTGCCTCGCGTCTGCTTGCCCCGGCCTGTGTGCTATGGGGGTGCAGCGTGCAGTCGGCTGAGGACATCGAGCGGCTGTGCGACATCAGCCGAGCGGCTGCCGAATTCCGTTGGACGCGCATGCAGGAGCTTTACTGGCGGAAGCGCTTTTTGACCTCACCGCTCGAGCGGCTGGTATACGATCAGTTTGCAGATTATATCAGAGGTCATCGGCTTCCGGGAGCTGATCGATGA
- a CDS encoding DUF3825 domain-containing protein: MELSITNDLFQFAFCGTKDQWYKKLDRLAQLALPEKWSYRNPLPTGQNQKTPILENYILHTFKRLAFEYEQAETDQEREEIFSVVGDKLCFNTGLFTTTYETIYAAFQKNRVPGKEPWYLTCFSDTGDPFFRDFLHLPRRAQYFSKISELIYDTNAELRVNTAHILQNDRNRERLPESLNDSPYLTTLFNGAVDLAKKKIEANYKAAVPQFYDNQLCFLLPICLTNMDNADLSLAVRWHDGYYTGHTCLTLDMAYNNARLIACPNSEWLKP; the protein is encoded by the coding sequence ATGGAACTATCTATTACTAACGATTTATTTCAATTTGCCTTCTGCGGCACGAAAGATCAGTGGTACAAAAAGCTAGACAGACTTGCCCAGCTTGCTTTGCCCGAAAAATGGTCTTACCGAAATCCACTGCCCACAGGCCAGAACCAGAAAACCCCTATACTAGAAAATTATATTCTACACACTTTTAAGCGGCTCGCATTTGAGTACGAGCAAGCTGAAACCGACCAAGAGCGAGAAGAAATATTTTCAGTTGTTGGAGACAAGCTCTGTTTTAACACTGGACTGTTTACAACAACATACGAAACGATTTATGCAGCTTTCCAGAAAAATAGAGTTCCAGGGAAAGAACCATGGTATTTAACGTGCTTTTCTGATACTGGCGACCCTTTTTTCAGAGATTTCTTGCATCTTCCACGTCGCGCACAGTATTTTTCAAAAATCAGCGAGCTAATTTATGATACAAACGCCGAGCTTCGTGTCAACACTGCACACATACTACAAAACGACCGAAATCGCGAACGCCTCCCAGAATCCTTAAATGATTCCCCGTACCTAACAACTCTATTTAACGGTGCTGTTGATCTTGCAAAGAAAAAAATCGAAGCAAATTACAAAGCAGCAGTTCCTCAGTTCTACGATAATCAACTCTGCTTTCTGCTTCCTATATGCCTAACAAACATGGATAACGCAGATCTTTCCCTCGCCGTTAGATGGCATGATGGTTACTATACGGGTCACACATGCCTAACCCTCGACATGGCCTATAATAATGCCAGACTAATCGCGTGCCCGAATAGCGAGTGGCTCAAGCCCTGA